The Toxotes jaculatrix isolate fToxJac2 chromosome 14, fToxJac2.pri, whole genome shotgun sequence genome window below encodes:
- the and3 gene encoding actinodin3: MQQQQLQTSKMVSHVSLLRALCCLLLMPGLLDATSLVKVKNPGGNQVSIDSARAHDFLTNSRPKRNIDPKWYRGNPDFQSYYRYYNSIGHIEGIYEIDRIRMLYQQMRHLELTYGPDASSYQNVMGVLTTTAAPTTTTQPPPPPTTPAPTPDPLENAQRIYLCNPKDPLCKPQIVYLPTGAVPVLCDPRLNPACRPKTEEEIKAAAPPQPPPPPPAPKKSVPPPPPAATPKGMEYDCDPYWDPDCLIDHPPRPIQETSEPEAPAEEKVVKEEEAKAEESVPAAPAAPKALYPFFDPYDFKRDLYDPSRYTDPAPEPQ, from the exons ATGCAACAGCAG CAATTGCAGACGTCAAAGATGGTTTCCCACGTGTCCCTGTTGAGGGCGCTGTGCTGCCTGCTGTTAATGCCAG GTTTGCTAGACGCAACATCTCTTGTGAAAGTAAAGAATCCTGGAG GGAATCAAGTGAGCATTGATTCAGCTCGAGCACATGATTTCTTGACTAATTCTCGACCTAAGAGGAACATTGACCCAAAGTGGTACCGAGGCAATCCTGATTTTCAGTCCTACTACCGCTATTACAACAGCATTGGGCACATTGAAGGA ATCTATGAGATTGACAGGATCAGGATGCTGTATCAGCAGATGCGTCACTTGGAGCTGACCTACGGCCCAGATGCCTCCAGTTACCAAAATGTCATGGGTGTACTGACTACCACTGCAGCaccaaccacaaccacacagcctcctccacctcccaccACTCCTGCTCCTACACCAGACCCTCTGGAGAATGCTCAGAGGATCTATTTGTGTAACCCTAAAGACCCACTGTGCAAACCTCAGATTGTCTACCTGCCAACTGGGGCTGTTCCAGTGCTGTGTGACCCACGACTCAACCCCGCCTGCAGGCccaaaacagaggaggagataaaggcagcagctcctcctcaaccacccccacctcctcctgctcccaaAAAGTCTgtcccacctccacctccagctgcCACTCCCAAAGGCATGGAGTATGACTGCGACCCATACTGGGATCCTGACTGCCTCATCGACCACCCTCCCCGCCCTATCCAGGAAACATCCGAACCAGAGGCACCAGCTGAGGAGAAAGtggtgaaagaggaagaagcaaaAGCTGAGGAAAGTGTCCCTGCAGCACCAGCCGCCCCAAAAGCGCTCTACCCTTTCTTCGACCCTTATGATTTCAAACGTGACCTTTATGACCCCTCTCGTTACACCGATCCAGCTCCAGAAccacagtaa